One Spiroplasma sp. NBRC 100390 DNA window includes the following coding sequences:
- a CDS encoding MurR/RpiR family transcriptional regulator yields the protein MASFLSKLETFDSKNFTKKENEIIKYIKENMKEVTTMNIEILAQQVNTGYSAIYGLLRKMQIKGYRDFLIAIAADVEIKSLDFENMESLMKKTYFDILNQNDAMINNDVMHQTINAIKGAYRIFVIGMGSTNALSQTLALELYRFGFNAFNLNENEEDLMVRSRFMNKNDLILAYSLFGDNESVNKALTIAKEKGVTIVAISGKDMSKAVQLSNWSHIISTPNQRANDHKIYVNKLLPWMYFTDNLINKVWSSDIVDKEFVMAQQDNRWDY from the coding sequence ATGGCTTCGTTTTTATCAAAATTAGAGACATTTGATTCAAAAAATTTTACAAAAAAAGAAAATGAAATAATTAAATATATTAAAGAAAATATGAAAGAAGTAACAACAATGAATATTGAAATTTTAGCACAACAAGTTAATACTGGTTATAGTGCAATTTATGGTTTGTTACGAAAAATGCAAATTAAAGGTTACCGGGATTTTTTAATTGCGATTGCAGCAGATGTTGAAATCAAATCGTTGGATTTTGAGAACATGGAAAGTTTAATGAAAAAAACATATTTTGATATTCTTAATCAAAATGATGCGATGATTAATAATGATGTAATGCATCAAACAATTAATGCTATTAAAGGGGCATATCGAATTTTTGTAATTGGAATGGGCTCAACTAATGCTTTGTCACAAACTTTAGCATTAGAACTATACCGTTTTGGTTTTAATGCCTTTAATTTAAACGAAAATGAAGAGGATTTAATGGTCCGTTCTCGTTTTATGAATAAAAATGATTTAATTTTAGCTTATTCATTATTTGGTGATAATGAATCAGTTAATAAAGCCTTAACAATTGCGAAAGAAAAAGGAGTTACAATTGTTGCAATTTCTGGAAAGGATATGTCAAAAGCGGTTCAGTTATCAAATTGATCACATATTATTTCTACTCCTAATCAACGTGCTAACGACCATAAAATTTATGTCAATAAACTATTGCCTTGAATGTATTTTACTGATAATTTAATTAATAAAGTTTGATCATCAGATATTGTTGATAAAGAATTTGTTATGGCGCAACAAGATAATCGTTGGGATTATTAA
- a CDS encoding MurR/RpiR family transcriptional regulator — MENISILSKLSMIQGSCTKKEVRIANYIRDNVRNLRNIKIEELSKATGIGYSPIYSLIDKLGFKGYRDFIIAIVAEQERLETNNLNLDATENIFLYYQDILQRNNQIFHSDKLLETVTLLKKAKAIYLVGVGNTGLAVKELANRLFSFGFACSILVEDENNTIMRASLMQPDDLLICMSLEGKTQAVVAAAKEAKNNGANVVAVTSKYNSDLSKYADVNHIVVSSSLYEKSEIFISVLLPLIYWNDNLIQVLLSMDKERQYLENKVKSNKILKKYR, encoded by the coding sequence ATGGAAAATATTTCAATCCTTTCTAAGTTATCAATGATTCAAGGAAGTTGTACCAAAAAAGAAGTTAGAATTGCTAATTACATTCGTGATAATGTTCGCAATCTTCGAAATATTAAGATTGAAGAATTATCAAAAGCAACAGGTATTGGTTATTCTCCAATTTATTCTTTAATTGATAAATTAGGTTTTAAAGGCTATCGTGATTTTATTATTGCAATTGTTGCTGAACAAGAGCGCTTAGAAACTAACAATTTAAATTTAGATGCAACAGAAAATATTTTTCTATATTATCAAGATATTTTACAACGTAATAATCAAATTTTTCATAGTGATAAATTATTAGAAACAGTTACATTATTAAAAAAAGCAAAAGCAATTTATTTAGTGGGTGTTGGTAATACTGGTTTAGCAGTAAAAGAATTAGCTAATCGTTTATTTAGTTTTGGTTTTGCTTGTAGTATTTTGGTTGAAGATGAAAACAATACCATTATGCGGGCAAGTTTAATGCAGCCAGATGATTTATTAATTTGTATGAGTCTAGAGGGCAAAACACAAGCTGTTGTTGCAGCAGCAAAAGAAGCAAAAAATAATGGTGCAAATGTTGTTGCTGTTACTTCAAAATATAATTCTGATTTATCAAAATATGCTGATGTTAACCATATTGTTGTTTCATCATCATTATACGAAAAAAGTGAAATTTTTATTTCTGTTTTATTACCATTGATATATTGAAATGATAATTTAATTCAGGTGTTATTATCAATGGATAAAGAACGACAATATTTAGAAAATAAGGTTAAAAGTAATAAAATTTTAAAAAAGTATCGTTAA
- the deoD gene encoding purine-nucleoside phosphorylase translates to MTPHINAKKEDIAKTVLMPGDPLRAKFIAETFLENVKLVNEIRNMYMYTGTYQNKPITIAGSGMGCPSIGIYSYELFKFYDVDNIIRIGSAGSYDASLKVYDIVNVTGAYGENNFAQIVAGVNDKVLQASEAIFETIEEVAQAIKIKTYPGIVHSSDVFYRKNVDDWKKIRTEYNAVCVEMESFALFANALALNKRAAALLTISDSFVSGEVTSAAERQSNFHQMVELALQSALKL, encoded by the coding sequence ATGACACCACACATTAATGCCAAAAAAGAAGATATTGCTAAAACAGTTTTAATGCCCGGAGATCCGCTGCGCGCTAAATTTATTGCAGAAACTTTTTTAGAAAATGTAAAATTAGTAAATGAAATTAGAAATATGTATATGTATACCGGAACTTATCAAAATAAACCAATTACAATTGCCGGAAGTGGAATGGGCTGCCCAAGTATTGGAATTTATTCATATGAATTATTTAAGTTTTATGATGTTGATAATATTATTCGAATTGGGTCGGCCGGAAGCTACGATGCTTCATTAAAAGTTTATGATATTGTTAATGTAACAGGTGCTTATGGGGAAAATAATTTTGCTCAAATTGTTGCGGGTGTTAATGATAAAGTTCTTCAGGCTTCAGAAGCTATTTTTGAAACAATTGAAGAAGTGGCTCAAGCAATTAAAATTAAGACTTATCCTGGAATCGTACATTCTTCCGATGTTTTTTATCGTAAAAATGTCGATGATTGAAAAAAGATTCGAACTGAATATAATGCAGTTTGTGTTGAAATGGAATCGTTTGCTTTGTTTGCTAATGCTTTAGCATTAAATAAAAGAGCTGCAGCATTATTAACCATTTCAGATTCATTTGTTTCAGGCGAAGTTACCTCAGCTGCTGAACGTCAAAGTAATTTTCACCAGATGGTTGAATTAGCATTGCAAAGTGCACTTAAATTATAA
- the asnS gene encoding asparagine--tRNA ligase — MTTVLQLYQNEIQDQSEITILAWVRSNRSGGKLGFLIVNDGTIFDNVQIVYKAEQLTNFLELSGVRISSAVKVTGKFCLTPTAKQQFEIQASNIEILDQASEDYPLQKKEHTYEYLREIAHLRAKTNTFNAIFRIRSSSAFAVHEFFNKNNFIYVHTPIITSNDAEGAGESFVVTTRTDDNYAEDFFGKKASLTVSGQLHAEGFAQAFRQVYTFGPTFRAENSNTTKHAAEFWMIEPEVAFIDLTENMDLIETMVKYIINYLFNNNRRELEFLNNNGDNQLLTRLQNVVDNQFVRLSYTEAITILQTAVKNGHRFDNADIFWGMDLQTEHERYLCEQETKKPTFLFNYPKEIKAFYMKVNDDNKTVAACDLLVPGIGELVGGSVRENSYDKIIARCHELQLPTSDLQWYLDLRKYGYYKSAGFGLGFERLVMYVTGTLNIRDVIPFPRTPRNLLF; from the coding sequence ATGACAACAGTTTTACAATTATATCAAAACGAAATTCAAGATCAAAGTGAAATTACAATTTTAGCATGAGTACGCTCAAATCGGAGCGGTGGAAAACTAGGGTTTTTAATTGTTAATGATGGAACTATTTTTGATAATGTTCAAATTGTTTATAAGGCAGAACAACTAACTAATTTTTTAGAACTTAGTGGAGTTCGTATTTCATCGGCAGTAAAAGTTACAGGAAAATTTTGTTTAACACCAACCGCGAAACAACAATTTGAAATTCAAGCAAGTAATATTGAAATTCTTGACCAAGCAAGTGAAGATTATCCGTTACAAAAAAAAGAACATACTTATGAATATTTACGTGAAATTGCGCACTTGCGGGCAAAAACTAATACTTTTAATGCAATTTTTCGAATTCGTAGTAGTAGTGCATTTGCAGTTCATGAATTCTTTAATAAGAATAATTTTATTTATGTTCATACACCAATTATTACAAGTAATGATGCTGAAGGAGCGGGAGAATCATTTGTTGTCACAACAAGAACCGATGATAATTATGCTGAGGATTTCTTTGGTAAAAAAGCAAGTTTAACTGTTTCAGGTCAACTTCATGCGGAAGGGTTTGCCCAAGCTTTTCGCCAAGTTTATACTTTTGGTCCAACCTTTCGCGCTGAAAATTCTAATACAACAAAACATGCTGCAGAATTTTGAATGATTGAGCCAGAGGTTGCCTTTATTGATTTAACCGAAAATATGGACTTGATTGAGACAATGGTGAAATATATTATTAATTATTTATTTAATAATAATCGTCGTGAACTTGAGTTCTTAAATAATAATGGTGATAATCAGTTATTAACAAGGTTGCAAAATGTTGTTGACAATCAATTTGTACGTCTTTCATATACCGAAGCAATTACAATTTTACAAACAGCGGTAAAGAATGGCCATAGGTTTGACAATGCTGACATTTTTTGGGGAATGGATTTACAAACTGAACACGAAAGATATTTATGTGAACAAGAAACTAAGAAACCAACTTTTTTATTTAATTATCCAAAAGAAATTAAAGCTTTTTACATGAAAGTTAATGATGATAATAAGACAGTAGCTGCTTGTGATTTGTTAGTACCAGGAATTGGTGAATTAGTAGGAGGAAGTGTTCGTGAAAATAGTTATGATAAGATTATTGCACGTTGTCATGAATTACAACTTCCAACATCAGATTTACAATGATATTTAGATTTACGAAAATATGGTTATTATAAAAGTGCTGGATTTGGGCTTGGGTTTGAACGGTTGGTAATGTATGTGACAGGAACATTGAATATTCGTGATGTGATTCCTTTTCCACGCACTCCCCGTAATTTATTATTTTAA
- a CDS encoding helix-turn-helix domain-containing protein produces the protein MNEVIKQLRIHKGLTQRELAKISGLQQSTICRIEKDCSKTSWNKILKLLVALKLDVKKFIDKLSTYNENKVYEFLSLIIDNPKIRKELDRNPRVLALKVLRIFTN, from the coding sequence ATGAACGAAGTTATTAAGCAATTACGGATCCATAAGGGTTTAACCCAACGTGAATTAGCAAAGATATCTGGCTTACAACAATCAACAATTTGTCGAATTGAAAAAGATTGTTCAAAAACTAGTTGAAATAAAATTTTGAAATTACTAGTTGCATTAAAATTAGATGTTAAGAAATTTATTGATAAACTATCAACATATAATGAAAATAAGGTATATGAATTTTTATCCTTAATTATTGATAATCCAAAAATTCGAAAAGAACTTGATCGGAACCCACGAGTATTAGCGTTAAAGGTTTTACGAATTTTTACTAATTAA
- the rpsP gene encoding 30S ribosomal protein S16: protein MMVKLRLKRTGKKKAAFYRIVATDARVKRDGEYIELIGTYNPINGDVKIDQDIAYKWLSTGAQPTDTVRNLLSKEGLMTKLHNERQVSKPKKSTKK from the coding sequence TTAATGGTAAAATTACGTTTAAAAAGAACAGGTAAAAAGAAAGCAGCTTTTTACCGAATTGTTGCAACAGATGCTCGTGTCAAGCGTGATGGAGAATATATTGAGTTAATTGGGACGTATAATCCTATAAATGGTGATGTGAAAATTGACCAAGATATTGCTTACAAATGATTATCAACAGGAGCGCAGCCAACTGATACCGTTCGTAATTTATTAAGTAAAGAAGGTTTAATGACTAAATTACATAATGAAAGACAAGTTTCAAAACCCAAAAAAAGCACAAAAAAATAG
- the rimM gene encoding ribosome maturation factor RimM (Essential for efficient processing of 16S rRNA), translated as MEDLLKIFKINKPHAIKGEVKATLLVNIKDVKQLVNKLMFLQLPLLYQPVTLIKITPTNHGYILKFKEFSNINEVMIFKECYLLCQKTDLELATVISQEDLTNFEVFYQNVVIGTLLHQFETKAHVVFEIKKTDETKMMIPYVDEYVEQIDFIQQRIILKKVI; from the coding sequence ATGGAAGATTTACTAAAAATTTTTAAGATTAATAAACCACATGCAATTAAAGGGGAAGTTAAGGCAACCTTATTAGTTAATATTAAAGATGTAAAACAGTTAGTTAATAAGTTAATGTTTCTACAATTGCCACTGCTTTATCAACCAGTAACATTAATTAAAATTACGCCCACTAATCATGGATATATTCTGAAGTTTAAAGAGTTTAGTAATATTAATGAAGTGATGATCTTTAAAGAATGTTATCTGTTATGCCAAAAAACAGATTTGGAACTAGCAACAGTTATTAGTCAAGAAGATTTAACTAATTTTGAAGTTTTTTACCAGAATGTTGTAATTGGAACATTATTGCATCAATTTGAAACAAAAGCACATGTTGTTTTTGAAATTAAAAAAACTGATGAGACAAAAATGATGATTCCATATGTTGATGAATATGTTGAACAAATTGATTTTATTCAACAAAGAATAATTTTAAAAAAGGTGATTTAA
- the trmD gene encoding tRNA (guanosine(37)-N1)-methyltransferase TrmD yields MKQFIVLTLFPEMFSNFLTTSIIKKALAKKLVAINIVDIRDYSIGKHHQVDDYQYGGGEGMVLMIEPLVKAIKAHQTKNTTTILLSPQGKQYNQQQAQQFAKQEQDLILICGHYEGFDERILHYVDYELSIGDYVLTGGELASMIVIDSVARLCSDVINAQSHLNDSFTNNLLDYPVYTKPVAYDGHLVPEVLLSGHHQNITQWREYEALKKTWLKRPDLLSKITLTPQQEILLTKIKNEK; encoded by the coding sequence ATGAAACAGTTTATAGTATTAACTTTATTTCCAGAAATGTTCAGTAATTTTTTAACAACATCAATTATTAAAAAGGCTTTAGCAAAGAAACTGGTTGCAATTAATATTGTTGATATTCGTGATTATAGTATTGGCAAACATCACCAAGTTGATGATTACCAATATGGTGGTGGTGAAGGAATGGTTCTAATGATTGAACCATTAGTTAAAGCTATTAAGGCTCATCAAACTAAAAATACTACTACTATTTTATTATCACCTCAGGGAAAACAATATAATCAACAGCAAGCACAACAGTTTGCAAAACAAGAACAGGATTTGATTTTAATTTGTGGTCATTATGAAGGTTTTGATGAAAGAATTTTACATTATGTTGATTATGAATTGTCGATTGGCGATTATGTTTTAACAGGTGGAGAATTAGCAAGTATGATTGTAATTGATAGTGTTGCAAGACTATGCAGTGATGTTATTAATGCACAATCACATCTTAATGATTCTTTTACAAATAATCTCTTAGATTATCCTGTTTATACAAAACCAGTTGCATATGATGGGCATCTTGTTCCTGAAGTCCTGCTAAGCGGTCATCACCAGAACATTACACAGTGACGAGAATATGAGGCGTTAAAAAAAACTTGATTAAAACGGCCAGATTTATTGTCAAAAATAACTTTAACACCACAACAAGAAATCTTATTAACAAAAATTAAAAACGAAAAATAA
- the rplS gene encoding 50S ribosomal protein L19, translated as MNMRLTEEVTKNQLRTDLPEFSSGDTIKVHYKIQEGNKFRIQIFEGVVIKLQGSAIAKSVTIRKISNGAGVERNFPLHSPLIDKIEVVKYGRVRRARIYYMRNRVGKAARIKEIIKTK; from the coding sequence ATGAATATGCGTTTAACAGAAGAAGTTACAAAAAATCAACTTCGTACTGATTTACCTGAATTTTCTTCAGGAGATACTATTAAGGTTCACTATAAAATTCAGGAAGGAAATAAGTTTAGAATCCAGATTTTTGAAGGAGTAGTAATTAAGTTACAAGGTAGTGCCATTGCTAAATCAGTTACAATTCGTAAAATTAGTAATGGTGCTGGAGTTGAAAGAAATTTTCCGTTACATTCTCCTCTAATTGATAAAATTGAAGTTGTAAAATATGGGCGTGTTCGTCGTGCTCGTATTTACTATATGCGAAATCGTGTTGGTAAAGCTGCACGGATTAAAGAAATTATTAAAACTAAATAA
- a CDS encoding ribosome biogenesis GTPase RsgA has translation MCDNTFEIPSEFIKNNKRADKLALTADVIIEVVDARIAYSGANLLNYAKLEQAKRIILFSNTQKADVEQTKKWMQYYRDQGIYCQMLLSPDQQSEEEYQQCLKGFNAFLKDYVDKKILIISLPHSNKEILLAKLFNNSESFEKARLALFGREKVHRYNNVEFIDTAPITGVNFNTPTVYWNTQILGIFDIEDNTEVVAIKAFKLLLTKYQEKLETAYSVRVQLKTSVDELVKEFIKLKSANVSLPEGETTDNLLLCADFLADLQNGKKIPAVSLEWVEDYFK, from the coding sequence ATGTGTGACAATACGTTTGAAATTCCAAGTGAATTTATTAAAAATAATAAAAGAGCTGATAAACTAGCATTAACAGCAGACGTTATTATTGAAGTTGTTGATGCAAGAATTGCCTACTCTGGTGCTAATCTCTTGAATTATGCTAAATTAGAACAAGCAAAAAGAATAATCCTTTTTTCAAACACGCAGAAAGCTGATGTGGAACAAACAAAAAAATGAATGCAATATTATCGTGATCAGGGAATTTATTGTCAAATGTTATTAAGTCCCGATCAGCAGAGTGAGGAAGAATATCAGCAGTGTCTTAAGGGATTTAATGCCTTTTTAAAAGATTATGTTGATAAAAAAATATTAATCATTAGTTTACCACACAGTAATAAAGAAATTTTATTAGCAAAGCTATTTAACAATAGTGAAAGTTTTGAAAAAGCAAGATTAGCATTATTTGGTCGTGAAAAAGTTCATCGTTATAATAATGTTGAATTTATTGACACAGCACCGATTACTGGTGTTAATTTCAATACACCAACTGTTTATTGAAATACCCAAATTTTAGGAATTTTTGATATTGAGGATAACACAGAAGTTGTGGCCATTAAAGCCTTTAAATTATTATTAACAAAGTATCAAGAAAAATTAGAAACAGCATATAGTGTCCGTGTTCAATTAAAAACATCTGTTGATGAACTTGTGAAAGAGTTTATTAAGTTAAAGTCAGCAAATGTTTCATTACCAGAAGGTGAAACAACGGATAATTTATTATTGTGTGCTGATTTTTTAGCAGATCTTCAAAATGGCAAAAAAATCCCAGCAGTTTCATTAGAATGAGTTGAGGACTATTTTAAATAA
- the ylqF gene encoding ribosome biogenesis GTPase YlqF: MSTNIHWFPGHMAKAIKQIDEQSKLIDLIIEIVDSRIPFSSANPLIDRLRGSKPKLIILNKKDLADPIVIKAWLSYYEHQQIAVLPLDSKHTKINKIIVEKIYAILNPKIVRDKARGIKTPKLKVLVTGIPNVGKSTFINALVNRNSARVGNKPGVTKGQQWLKLNEQIDLVDTPGILWPKIEQQQVALNLAFTRAIKEDILPKEDICLAAVKWMYQHYFSLLVKQYHLLPTDQFDVTNEVELFRLLLTMQKNRFHKVDEDNVTNIVTDFLNKLWNNEFGLVSFEFPPTKER; the protein is encoded by the coding sequence ATGTCAACAAATATTCATTGATTTCCTGGTCATATGGCAAAGGCAATTAAACAAATTGATGAACAAAGTAAATTAATTGATTTGATTATTGAAATTGTTGATAGTCGAATTCCTTTTTCTTCTGCCAATCCTTTAATTGATAGATTACGGGGTTCAAAACCAAAACTAATTATTTTAAATAAAAAAGATTTAGCAGATCCAATCGTAATTAAAGCGTGGCTTAGTTATTATGAGCACCAGCAAATTGCTGTTTTACCATTAGATAGTAAACACACTAAAATTAATAAAATTATTGTTGAAAAAATTTATGCTATTTTAAACCCTAAAATTGTACGCGATAAAGCACGAGGAATTAAAACGCCAAAGTTAAAAGTATTAGTAACAGGGATTCCAAATGTTGGGAAGTCAACTTTTATTAATGCTTTAGTAAACCGTAATTCAGCGCGAGTTGGTAATAAACCAGGGGTAACAAAAGGTCAACAATGATTAAAATTAAATGAACAAATTGATTTAGTTGATACACCTGGGATTTTATGACCAAAAATTGAACAACAGCAAGTTGCTCTTAATTTAGCATTTACTCGGGCAATTAAAGAAGACATTTTACCAAAGGAAGATATTTGTTTGGCAGCGGTTAAATGAATGTATCAACATTACTTTTCATTATTAGTAAAACAATATCATTTATTGCCAACTGATCAGTTTGATGTAACTAACGAAGTTGAATTGTTTCGTTTACTGTTAACAATGCAAAAGAATCGCTTTCATAAAGTTGATGAGGACAATGTAACGAACATTGTAACTGATTTTTTAAATAAATTATGAAATAATGAATTTGGATTAGTTTCATTTGAATTTCCCCCAACAAAGGAAAGATAA
- a CDS encoding ribonuclease HII → MNIFEQKILAIYPPETIMAGTDEAGRGCLAGPLVVSAVILPTDYFNPAIKDSKKLTVKQRTMLATEIMNVAISYTIEIMSVKMVETLNPKQASIIGMQNAIDKLTVKPALILTDAEKLAPSYHYQAIIDGDNLSQSIAAASILAKVTRDNLMLEYDQTYPQYDFKNNKGYGTKKHLSALQKYGVTAIHRKTYRPVREIILKNNVIDK, encoded by the coding sequence ATGAATATTTTTGAGCAGAAGATTTTAGCAATATATCCACCAGAAACAATAATGGCAGGAACAGATGAAGCGGGTCGAGGTTGTTTAGCGGGACCCTTAGTTGTTAGTGCCGTTATTTTACCAACTGATTATTTCAATCCAGCAATTAAAGATAGTAAAAAGCTAACTGTAAAACAACGAACAATGTTGGCAACAGAAATTATGAATGTTGCTATTAGTTATACAATTGAAATAATGTCAGTTAAAATGGTTGAGACACTGAATCCAAAACAAGCAAGTATTATTGGTATGCAAAATGCCATTGATAAGTTAACGGTTAAACCAGCCTTGATTTTAACTGATGCTGAGAAATTAGCACCATCTTATCATTATCAAGCAATTATTGATGGTGATAATCTTTCACAATCCATTGCAGCAGCTTCAATTTTAGCAAAAGTAACGCGGGATAATTTAATGTTAGAATACGATCAAACATATCCGCAATATGATTTTAAAAATAATAAAGGTTATGGGACTAAAAAACATTTATCTGCTTTACAAAAATATGGAGTAACAGCAATTCATCGGAAAACTTATCGTCCGGTTCGGGAAATTATTTTAAAAAATAATGTTATTGATAAATAA
- a CDS encoding DNA-processing protein DprA, giving the protein MRRVLLFFALKYEGNWLKIYQALETKEKIAYEDLIDIEAKITCRYVTIIDQDYPKALCNIYRPPFVLFYDGDLTIVNNKCHKLVICGTTKPDETGLLITKMLTKKIIKRKLTLIVMLEKGINQCVIENLGLGNSILIIKKWQDYNHISKKYPDVKFQIIISESYDGNFKKTKYELYRIMSGLMDGLIIVQSTPDDDTHRLVALANHDGKEVFCFPERITIANKNNSFIKNGAQLIESANDIFCKL; this is encoded by the coding sequence ATGCGTCGAGTTTTACTTTTTTTTGCATTAAAATATGAGGGAAATTGACTTAAGATTTATCAAGCATTAGAAACAAAAGAGAAAATTGCTTATGAAGATTTAATTGATATTGAAGCAAAAATTACTTGTCGGTATGTTACAATTATTGATCAGGATTATCCGAAAGCTCTTTGTAATATTTATCGGCCACCTTTTGTATTATTTTATGATGGTGATTTAACGATAGTTAATAATAAATGTCATAAGTTAGTAATTTGTGGAACAACAAAACCTGACGAAACAGGATTATTGATTACTAAAATGTTAACAAAAAAAATTATCAAACGAAAGTTAACTTTAATTGTAATGCTAGAAAAAGGAATTAATCAATGTGTTATTGAAAATCTTGGATTGGGCAATAGTATATTAATAATTAAAAAATGGCAAGATTATAATCACATTAGTAAAAAATATCCCGATGTTAAATTTCAAATCATCATTTCTGAATCATATGATGGAAATTTTAAAAAGACAAAGTATGAACTTTATCGAATTATGTCAGGTTTAATGGATGGTCTTATTATCGTTCAATCAACACCCGATGATGATACGCACCGCCTTGTTGCATTAGCAAATCATGATGGTAAAGAAGTCTTTTGTTTTCCCGAACGAATTACAATTGCTAATAAGAACAATAGTTTTATTAAAAATGGAGCACAGTTAATTGAAAGTGCTAATGATATTTTTTGCAAGCTATAA
- the hpt gene encoding hypoxanthine phosphoribosyltransferase gives MEKLELYLSEAKIQQGIKTYAEKINTLYAGKKLYCVGLLNGALFFMSDLLKQLKNYIVVDTMSVSSYEKTNSTNNITIHKDISKDITGQDVLLIEDLIDTGQTLSVVIEKLQAKKPNSLRVVCLADKIEMHPDFKYDYDALFTFPNEFVVGYGFDYDDQYRQLPDVYIFRGE, from the coding sequence ATGGAAAAACTAGAATTATATCTTTCTGAAGCCAAGATTCAGCAAGGAATTAAAACTTATGCGGAAAAAATTAATACGTTATATGCTGGAAAAAAATTATATTGTGTTGGTTTGTTGAATGGGGCGTTGTTTTTTATGAGTGATTTGTTAAAACAACTTAAAAATTATATTGTTGTTGATACAATGAGTGTTTCAAGTTATGAAAAAACAAATTCAACTAACAATATTACAATTCATAAAGATATTTCAAAAGATATTACAGGTCAGGATGTTTTGTTAATTGAAGATTTAATTGACACGGGTCAAACATTATCGGTTGTGATTGAAAAACTGCAAGCAAAAAAACCAAATAGTTTACGAGTGGTTTGTTTAGCAGATAAAATAGAAATGCATCCGGACTTTAAATATGATTATGATGCTTTATTTACATTCCCAAATGAGTTTGTGGTTGGTTATGGGTTCGACTATGATGATCAATATCGTCAATTACCCGATGTATATATTTTTAGAGGTGAATAA